Proteins encoded by one window of Bombus pyrosoma isolate SC7728 unplaced genomic scaffold, ASM1482585v1 HiC_scaffold_4710, whole genome shotgun sequence:
- the LOC122577434 gene encoding uncharacterized protein LOC122577434, which produces MSYLVILFTLCGTTLDLIGYDCNGNHLNVTTISLNSIGDCNIKPIHTESQETYIQLLQLSEFEFANIGQCKVQITRIIYYCGMHSHTSEVHNGLADYLYETTAQQCARIHQDGTFSLGPENYIIGLRDNTTTTRSLVLAGKLTNDGSCQGTRYWDHNGSWEGVVVQATVKISLRSGIAPVRIEANKILLKSGTVCAFNEGTCLDAEDGYTYWQPYPPSTCKFDQYDVL; this is translated from the coding sequence ATGAGTTACTTGGTCATCTTATTCACCCTCTGTGGAACAACACTTGACCTAATAGGATACGACTGCAACGGCAACCATCTGAACGTCACCACGATCTCGCTAAATTCTATTGGAGACTGCAATATAAAACCCATACACACGGAAAGCCAGGAAACGTATATACAATTACTGCAACTCTCGGAATTCGAATTCGCCAATATTGGGCAATGTAAGGTACAGATAAcacgaattatatattactgcGGCATGCACTCCCATACATCAGAAGTACATAACGGATTAGCCGACTACCTCTACGAAACGACAGCCCAACAATGTGCGAGAATACACCAGGATGGCACGTTTTCTCTTGGACcagaaaattacataatagGCTTGAGGGATAACACCACAACTACACGATCACTTGTTCTAGCTGGAAAGCTGACAAACGATGGCAGCTGCCAAGGAACACGGTATTGGGATCATAACGGAAGTTGGGAAGGAGTTGTCGTACAAGCCACAGTAAAGATAAGCCTCAGATCAGGAATAGCCCCGGTGCGAATAGAGGCGAACAAAATCCTACTAAAATCAGGAACAGTTTGCGCCTTCAATGAAGGAACTTGTTTGGACGCAGAAGACGGATATACCTATTGGCAGCCATACCCACCCTCTACATGCAAATTCGATCAATATGATGTGTTATAA